One Streptomyces umbrinus genomic window, GGCGAGTCCGTCGTCGGCGAGTTCGTCGATGAGTGCCTGTACCTCCGCCTTGGCGCCGACGTCGATCCCGCGGGTCGGCTCGTCCAGCAGCAGTACCTTCGGGTGCAGGGCGAGCCAGCGGGCCAGCAGCACCTTCTGCTGGTTGCCGCCGGAGAGTTCGCCCACCTTCTGGTGCGGGCCGGATGACTTGATGCGCAGCCGCTTCACGAAGGTGTCGACGATCCGGTCGATACGGGCGTCGTCCACCAGGCCGAACCGTGAGAGCGAGGGCAGGGCGGCGAGCGCGATGTTCTCCCGTACCGAAAGACCGGGGACGATCCCCTCGGCCTTGCGGTCCTCCGGCAGCAGGCTGATGCCGGCGCGGATCGCGGCCGGTGTCGAACCGGTGCGCACGGCGGCGCCGCCGACCGAGACCCGGCCCGAGTCCGTGGGCAGTGCCCCGGCGACGGCCCTGGCCGTCTCGCTGCGGCCCGAGCCGAGCAGCCCGCCCAGGCCCACCACCTCGCCCGGACGGATGGACAGCGACACGTTCCGCAACTGGTGACGGACCGTCAACCCCTCGGCGCGCAGCATGGGTTCGGCCGACGCGTGGTGGGATCCGGTGAACTTGGTCAGGCCCTCGCTGCGGACCTCACCGATCTCCCGGTCCAGCATGAGCGAGACCAGACGCAGCCGGTCGAGGTCGGCGAGGCGGCCGGTGTGCACCACGCGGCCGTCACGCAGTACGGTGACCGAGTCGCAGATCTCGTACAGCTCGTCCATGCGGTGGCTGACGTAGACCACGGCGATACCGCGCTCGCGCAGCATGCGGATCACGTCGAACAGGGTGCGCACCTCACGCGGTTCGAGCGAGGAGGTGGGCTCGTCCATGATCACCACACGTGCGTCGATGGCGACGGCACGGGCGAGCGCCACCATCTGCTGGGCGCCGACGCCGAGTTCGCGCAGCGGGCGGCGCACGTCGACGCGGATGCCCAGGCCGCGCAGCGCCTCGTCCGCCTCCCGGTGCATGCGCCGGAAGTCGATCAGGCCGAGCCGGCCGCGGGGCTCGCGGCCGAGGAGGAGGTTGCGGGCCACGCTCATCAGCGGAACGAGGTTGACCTCCTGGTAGATGGTCGAGATGCCCGCCTGCTGGGCCTGCAGGGGTGTGGTGAAGCGGACCGGCGTGCCGTCGTGGACGATCTCGCCCGCGTCCGGCCGGTAGACGCCGGTGAGTACCTTGATCAGGGTCGACTTGCCCGCGCCGTTCTCGCCGACGAGGGCGTGGACCTCCCCGGCGTGGGCGGTGAAGTCCACGTCGGACAGCGCCTTCACGCCGGGGAAGACCTTGGACACGCCGGTGACAGCGAGCATCTCAGTACGCCTTGGTGAGGTCCGACTTGGCGTTGGACTCGGTGTAGGCGCTGTCCTTGATAACGATGTCCTGAGCCACTTCGGAGCCCTTGGTGAAGGTGTCGAGGGTCTGGAAGGCGAGCGGCCCGAAGCGCGGATTGGACTCGATGACGCCGTGGATCCAGCCGTCCACGATGGCCTGCACGGCGTTGCGCGTGCCGTCGATGGTCACGATCTTCACGGCGCCCGGCTTCTTGCCGGCGCCCTTGAGGGCGTTGACGGCGCCGAGGCCCATCTCGTCGTTCTCGGCGTAGATGCCCTTGATCCCGGGCTTGGACTGGATGAGGTTCTCGGTGACCGACTGGCCCTTCTCGCGGGCGAATTCGCCGGTCTGCTGGAACACCACCTTCAGGCCGGGGGCCTTGTCCTTGATCCGGTCGACGAAGCCCTTGGTGCGTTCCGTCGTGACGTTGTTGCCCGCCGAACCGAGCAGGATGGCGATGTCGCCCTTGCCTCCGGTCGCCTCGATCATCTCGTCGGCGGCCCGCTTGCCCTGCTCCACGAAGTCGGAGCCGATGAAGCTCACATAGTCCTTGCAGGCGGTGGCGTTGATCTTGCGGTCCACCGTGACGATCGGGATGTGCTTGGCCGCCGCCGTGCGCAGCACGGGTTCCCAGCCGTCAGAGTTGAGCGGCGCGATGACGAGCACGTCGGCGCCCTTGGCGATGAGGTCCTGGACGTCGCTGATCTGCTTGGAGAACTGCGACTGGGCGTTGGCGGTGAGGAGATTGACGCCCCGCTTCTTCGCCTCCGCCCTGATGGAGGCGGTCTCCGCGATGCGGAAGGGGTTGGCGGCCTTCTCGGACTGGGAGAAACCGACGGTGGCGCTCTTGAGGTCGAGCTTCTCGCCCCCGTACGCGTCGATGGTGCAGGTGGGCCCGGATCCGGTGCTGGGCGAGGCGACCTGCTGGCCGGCGTCACCCTGCTGGGGTGCGGACTTGTCGCTGTCGGAGGAGTCCTCGGACTTGGTGCATCCGGTGGTGAGAACGAGGCTTGTGAGGAGGCCGGTGGCGAGGAGGGTTCGAGCGGAGGTACGACGAAGAAGAGCGGTGGGCTTCATGGGAGTCCCCAAACGGCGCGGCCCCGGCGCTGAGAGCGCTCCCGGGGAGTTTCGGCA contains:
- a CDS encoding sugar ABC transporter ATP-binding protein, yielding MLAVTGVSKVFPGVKALSDVDFTAHAGEVHALVGENGAGKSTLIKVLTGVYRPDAGEIVHDGTPVRFTTPLQAQQAGISTIYQEVNLVPLMSVARNLLLGREPRGRLGLIDFRRMHREADEALRGLGIRVDVRRPLRELGVGAQQMVALARAVAIDARVVIMDEPTSSLEPREVRTLFDVIRMLRERGIAVVYVSHRMDELYEICDSVTVLRDGRVVHTGRLADLDRLRLVSLMLDREIGEVRSEGLTKFTGSHHASAEPMLRAEGLTVRHQLRNVSLSIRPGEVVGLGGLLGSGRSETARAVAGALPTDSGRVSVGGAAVRTGSTPAAIRAGISLLPEDRKAEGIVPGLSVRENIALAALPSLSRFGLVDDARIDRIVDTFVKRLRIKSSGPHQKVGELSGGNQQKVLLARWLALHPKVLLLDEPTRGIDVGAKAEVQALIDELADDGLAVLLISSDTEELIEGSDRILVLKDGAVVDELTGDAVTEDALMRAIAAEPAGSHHD
- a CDS encoding ABC transporter substrate-binding protein; translation: MKPTALLRRTSARTLLATGLLTSLVLTTGCTKSEDSSDSDKSAPQQGDAGQQVASPSTGSGPTCTIDAYGGEKLDLKSATVGFSQSEKAANPFRIAETASIRAEAKKRGVNLLTANAQSQFSKQISDVQDLIAKGADVLVIAPLNSDGWEPVLRTAAAKHIPIVTVDRKINATACKDYVSFIGSDFVEQGKRAADEMIEATGGKGDIAILLGSAGNNVTTERTKGFVDRIKDKAPGLKVVFQQTGEFAREKGQSVTENLIQSKPGIKGIYAENDEMGLGAVNALKGAGKKPGAVKIVTIDGTRNAVQAIVDGWIHGVIESNPRFGPLAFQTLDTFTKGSEVAQDIVIKDSAYTESNAKSDLTKAY